The Parus major isolate Abel chromosome Z, Parus_major1.1, whole genome shotgun sequence genome has a window encoding:
- the ARID3C gene encoding AT-rich interactive domain-containing protein 3C codes for PRRRPASGPRPPAAAAGEEEDDDEEEEEEEEEGEPRDPAPPPHHEWTYEEQFKQLYELDEDPKRKEFLDDLFGFMQKRGTPVNRIPIMAKQVLDLYTLYQLVTDKGGLVEVINKKIWREITKGLNLPTSITSAAFTLRTQYMKYLYPYECEKRALSSPGELQAAIDSNRREGRRQTFGTALFNYSPASTPTLLGTPKMPLPALSISTHSCGQLSQVHSVKKEDGMLAASVPGRIAIPVGLAGHHLTAAQAAAASQAVVLEQLREKLETGEPPEKKVALTAEEQQRLVQHALQHNLLAMASQFPMNVKISNRDDRQETALNLSTNSISSINMSIEINGVVYTGVLFARRPSATLASGGGSTQTRPNPMPAPNPLLPASSQSHTPTSTSP; via the exons ccccgccgccgcccggcctCCGGCCCGCGCCCGCCGGCCGCCGCTGcgggggaggaggaggacgacgacgaggaggaagaggaagaggaggaagaaggggagcCCCGCGACCCAGCGCCGCCCCCGCACCACGAATGGACCTACGAGGAGCAGTTCAAACAG ctctATGAACTAGATGAGGACCCAAAACGCAAGGAGTTCCTGGATGACCTTTTTGGCTTCATGCAGAAGAGAG GGACACCAGTGAACCGCATCCCCATCATGGCCAAGCAAGTGCTGGACCTGTACACACTGTACCAGCTGGTGACAGACAAGGGCGGCCTGGTCGAAGTCATCAACAAGAAGATCTGGCGGGAGATCACCAAGGGCCTCAACCTACCTACCTCCATCACCAGCGCTGCCTTCACCCTTCGCACACA ATACATGAAGTACCTGTATCCCTATGAATGTGAGAAGCGGGCGCTCAGCTCTCCCGGAGAGCTCCAAGCTGCCATCGACAGCAATCGTCGGGAGGGGCGGAGGCAGACTTTTGGCACAGCACTCTTCAACTACTCACCGGCCAGCACCCCAACCCTGCTGGGCACCCCCAAAATGCCTCTGCCAGCTCTTAGCATCTCCACACACAGCTGTGGCCAGCTCAGCCAAGTGCACAGTGTTAAGAAAG AGGATGGAATGCTGGCAGCATCCGTGCCAGGGCGCATTGCTATCCCGGTGGGACTGGCCGGGCACCATCTCACGGCagcccaagcagcagctgcctcacaggcagtggtgctggagcagctgcgGGAGAAGCTGGAGACAGGAGAGCCCCCAGAGAAGAAGGTGGCCCtgacagcagaggagcagcagcggCTGGTGCAACACGCGCTTCAGCACAACCTCCTGGCCATGGCCTCTCAGTTCCCCATGAACGTCAAGATCTCCAATCGAG ATGACAGACAGGAGACCGCATTGAACCTGTCCACCAACAGCATTAGCAGTATCAACATGTCAATAGAAATAAATGGAGTTGTCTACACAG GTGTCCTGTTCGCCCGCCGGCCCTCAGCCACCCTGGCATCTGGTGGAGGGAGCACCCAGACTCGTCCAAACCCCATGCCTGCCCCAAaccccctgctcccagcctcctcTCAAAGCCACACTCCCACTAGCACCTCCCCGTGA
- the GALT gene encoding galactose-1-phosphate uridylyltransferase isoform X1, translating into MEPSLAEGGGRFRASEHQHVRYNPLRDDWVLVSAHRVKRPWQGQLEKPPPEDVPRWDPKNPLCPGATRANGEVNPKYEGTFVFPNDFPALQPDAPEPDDSDHPLFRAAPARGVCKVMCFHPWSDLTLPLMSLPEIRAVVDAWTELATELGASYPWVQIFENKGAMMGCSNPHPHCQVWASSFLPNEARLEDRTQRQHLSQHGVPMLLEYAEQEARRKERLVVENADWLVVVPYWATWPYQTLLLPRRHVCRLQDLSDSEKDSLASIMQRLLIKYDNLFEVSFPYSMGWHGAPTGPYLEEECRHWQLHAHYYPPLLRSATVRKFMVGYEMLAQAQRDLTPEQAAERLRSLPEVHYKKRTEEV; encoded by the exons ATGGAGCCATCGCTGGCGGAGGGGGGCGGCCGCTTCCGCGCCAGCG AGCACCAGCACGTTCGGTACAACCCGCTGCGGGACGACTGGGTGCTGGTATCGGCCCACCGGGTGAAGCGCCCTTGGCAGGGTCAGCTCGAGAAGCCACCCCCTGAGGATGTGCCCCGCTGGGACCCCAAGAACCCCCTCTGTCCCGGGGCCACCCGGGCCAACGGCGAG GTGAACCCAAAGTACGAGGGTACTTTCGTCTTTCCAAATGACTTCCCTGCACTCCAGCCTGATGCTCCAGAACCTG ATGACAGTGATCACCCCTTGTTTCGAGCTGCCCCAGCCCGGGGTGTGTG CAAGGTGATGTGTTTCCACCCCTGGTCAGACCTGACGCTGCCTCTCATGTCCCTGCCAGAGATCCGGGCTGTCGTCGATGCATGGACAGAGTTGGCAACTGAACTGGGTGCTTCCTACCCCTGGGTGCAG ATCTTTGAGAACAAGGGAGCGATGATGGGCTGCTCCAACCCGCACCCCCACTGCCAG GTGTGGGCCAGCAGCTTCCTCCCGAACGAGGCGCGCCTGGAGGACCGGACCCAGCGCCAGCACCTGAGCCAGCACGGCGTGCCCATGCTGCTGGAGTACGCTGAGCAGGAGGCTCGCCGAAAG GAGCGGCTGGTGGTGGAGAATGCAGACTGGCTGGTTGTGGTGCCATACTGGGCTACCTGGCCCTACcagaccctgctgctgccccgcCGCCACGTCTGTCGTCTCCAGGACCTCAGTGACAGTGAGAAGGACA GCCTGGCCTCCATCATGCAGAGGCTGCTCATCAAGTACGACAACCTCTTTGAAGTCTCCTTCCCCTACTCCATGGGCTGGCACG GAGCCCCCACAGGCCCCTACCTGGAGGAGGAGTGCAGGCACTGGCAGCTCCATGCCCACTACTATCCCCCGCTGCTGCGCTCCGCCACCGTCCGCAAGTTCATGGTGGGATACGAGATGCTGGCCCAGGCACAGAGGGACCTCACCCCAGAGCAG gcaGCCGAGCGCCTGAGGAGCCTCCCTGAGGTACACTACAAGAAGAGGACCGAGGAGGTGTGa
- the GALT gene encoding galactose-1-phosphate uridylyltransferase isoform X2 — translation MEPSLAEGGGRFRASEHQHVRYNPLRDDWVLVSAHRVKRPWQGQLEKPPPEDVPRWDPKNPLCPGATRANGEVNPKYEGTFVFPNDFPALQPDAPEPDDSDHPLFRAAPARGVCKVMCFHPWSDLTLPLMSLPEIRAVVDAWTELATELGASYPWVQVWASSFLPNEARLEDRTQRQHLSQHGVPMLLEYAEQEARRKERLVVENADWLVVVPYWATWPYQTLLLPRRHVCRLQDLSDSEKDSLASIMQRLLIKYDNLFEVSFPYSMGWHGAPTGPYLEEECRHWQLHAHYYPPLLRSATVRKFMVGYEMLAQAQRDLTPEQAAERLRSLPEVHYKKRTEEV, via the exons ATGGAGCCATCGCTGGCGGAGGGGGGCGGCCGCTTCCGCGCCAGCG AGCACCAGCACGTTCGGTACAACCCGCTGCGGGACGACTGGGTGCTGGTATCGGCCCACCGGGTGAAGCGCCCTTGGCAGGGTCAGCTCGAGAAGCCACCCCCTGAGGATGTGCCCCGCTGGGACCCCAAGAACCCCCTCTGTCCCGGGGCCACCCGGGCCAACGGCGAG GTGAACCCAAAGTACGAGGGTACTTTCGTCTTTCCAAATGACTTCCCTGCACTCCAGCCTGATGCTCCAGAACCTG ATGACAGTGATCACCCCTTGTTTCGAGCTGCCCCAGCCCGGGGTGTGTG CAAGGTGATGTGTTTCCACCCCTGGTCAGACCTGACGCTGCCTCTCATGTCCCTGCCAGAGATCCGGGCTGTCGTCGATGCATGGACAGAGTTGGCAACTGAACTGGGTGCTTCCTACCCCTGGGTGCAG GTGTGGGCCAGCAGCTTCCTCCCGAACGAGGCGCGCCTGGAGGACCGGACCCAGCGCCAGCACCTGAGCCAGCACGGCGTGCCCATGCTGCTGGAGTACGCTGAGCAGGAGGCTCGCCGAAAG GAGCGGCTGGTGGTGGAGAATGCAGACTGGCTGGTTGTGGTGCCATACTGGGCTACCTGGCCCTACcagaccctgctgctgccccgcCGCCACGTCTGTCGTCTCCAGGACCTCAGTGACAGTGAGAAGGACA GCCTGGCCTCCATCATGCAGAGGCTGCTCATCAAGTACGACAACCTCTTTGAAGTCTCCTTCCCCTACTCCATGGGCTGGCACG GAGCCCCCACAGGCCCCTACCTGGAGGAGGAGTGCAGGCACTGGCAGCTCCATGCCCACTACTATCCCCCGCTGCTGCGCTCCGCCACCGTCCGCAAGTTCATGGTGGGATACGAGATGCTGGCCCAGGCACAGAGGGACCTCACCCCAGAGCAG gcaGCCGAGCGCCTGAGGAGCCTCCCTGAGGTACACTACAAGAAGAGGACCGAGGAGGTGTGa
- the SIGMAR1 gene encoding sigma non-opioid intracellular receptor 1 isoform X1, whose translation MGAVWGRRALRVGLALGALALVLQGLRGWLAAKRYEFTSAEIAQLARHHAGLDHELAFSKIIVELRKKHPGHILPDEDLQWVFVNAGGWMGSMCLLHASLTEYVLLFGTAVDTGGHSGRYWADISDTVISGTFRQWKEGTTRSEIYYPGDTIVHQAGEATSVQWSAGTWMVEYGRGFIPSTLAFALADTLFSTQDFVTLFYTLRVYAKGLLLEANAFFSTFGC comes from the exons ATGGGCGCGGTGTGGGGGCGGCGGGCGCTGCGGGTCGGGCTGGCGCTGGGCGCTCTGGCgctggtgctgcaggggctgcGCGGGTGGCTGGCGGCCAAGCGCTACGAGTTCACCTCCGCCGAGATCGCACAGCTCGCCCGGCACCACGCGG ggctggaccATGAGCTGGCTTTCTCCAAGATCATTGTGGAGCTACGAAAGAAGCACCCAGGCCACATCCTGCCAGACGAGGACCTGCAGTGGGTGTTTGTGAATGCAGGCGGGTGGATGGGCTCCATGTGCCTGCTCCATGCCTCACTCACTGAGTACGTGCTGCTCTTTGGAACAGCTGTCGACACTGGGGGACACTCGG GTCGCTACTGGGCAGATATATCTGACACTGTCATCTCGGGGACATTCCGACAATGGAAGGAGGGGACCACCAGAAGTGAGATCTACTATCCAG GGGACACCATCGTGCACCAGGCAGGAGAGGCCACGTCAGTGCAGTGGAGTGCAGGCACCTGGATGGTGGAGTATGGCCGGGGCTTCATCCCCTCCACACTCGCCTTCGCCCTGGCTGACACCCTCTTCAGCACTCAGGACTTCGTCACCCTCTTCTACACCCTGCGTGTCTACGCAAAGGGCCTGCTCCTGGAAGCAAATGCCTTCTTCAGCACCTTTGGGTGCTGA
- the SIGMAR1 gene encoding sigma non-opioid intracellular receptor 1 isoform X2: MGLRSKGGMGTRAAASSSLVGAEAPGLDHELAFSKIIVELRKKHPGHILPDEDLQWVFVNAGGWMGSMCLLHASLTEYVLLFGTAVDTGGHSGRYWADISDTVISGTFRQWKEGTTRSEIYYPGDTIVHQAGEATSVQWSAGTWMVEYGRGFIPSTLAFALADTLFSTQDFVTLFYTLRVYAKGLLLEANAFFSTFGC; this comes from the exons ATGGGACTCCGGAGCAAAGGAGGGATGGGGACCAGGGCAGCGGCATCATCCAGCCTGGTTGGAGCTGAAGCCCCAG ggctggaccATGAGCTGGCTTTCTCCAAGATCATTGTGGAGCTACGAAAGAAGCACCCAGGCCACATCCTGCCAGACGAGGACCTGCAGTGGGTGTTTGTGAATGCAGGCGGGTGGATGGGCTCCATGTGCCTGCTCCATGCCTCACTCACTGAGTACGTGCTGCTCTTTGGAACAGCTGTCGACACTGGGGGACACTCGG GTCGCTACTGGGCAGATATATCTGACACTGTCATCTCGGGGACATTCCGACAATGGAAGGAGGGGACCACCAGAAGTGAGATCTACTATCCAG GGGACACCATCGTGCACCAGGCAGGAGAGGCCACGTCAGTGCAGTGGAGTGCAGGCACCTGGATGGTGGAGTATGGCCGGGGCTTCATCCCCTCCACACTCGCCTTCGCCCTGGCTGACACCCTCTTCAGCACTCAGGACTTCGTCACCCTCTTCTACACCCTGCGTGTCTACGCAAAGGGCCTGCTCCTGGAAGCAAATGCCTTCTTCAGCACCTTTGGGTGCTGA